From Paenibacillus sp. PK3_47, the proteins below share one genomic window:
- a CDS encoding SAM-dependent methyltransferase, translated as MNDFREDNGEQATAPETKTYSRYICTANHGFAPYAQEELRRLFGAVKSTLLLPGEVFLATLEAEPEEVTRLLSQNLPVFLRHIQPVQFQDQGDMSALERLAVYLSRRQELEGAKISLHVRKGQASFWQDSPGELREWLQERLGSLEAEFTVQDPAWVISVYADRDALYAGVSRPEENLSSWNGGMIRFRKEDGQISRAKFKLMEAEKEFAIPFAGFRNAVDIGASPGGWTSFLLERGLKVTAVDPALMHESLRKHPALKILRKNAGEVKFRENEFDLLVCDMSWSPKLMAKLVTGLLPSLAPGGTAVVTVKLMHKKPMAVIKEIIAMFEGERMQIQRAKQLFHNRDEITLYMIKY; from the coding sequence TTGAACGATTTTAGAGAAGATAACGGGGAGCAGGCCACTGCTCCTGAGACAAAAACCTATTCAAGATATATCTGTACAGCTAACCACGGCTTTGCTCCTTATGCCCAGGAAGAGCTCCGGCGTCTGTTCGGTGCCGTCAAAAGTACGCTGCTGCTGCCGGGCGAAGTCTTCCTGGCGACGCTTGAGGCAGAGCCGGAAGAGGTGACACGGCTGCTGAGTCAGAACCTGCCGGTATTTCTGCGCCATATTCAGCCAGTCCAGTTCCAGGATCAGGGCGACATGTCCGCACTGGAACGCCTTGCGGTCTATTTAAGCCGCCGCCAGGAGCTGGAGGGTGCGAAAATATCGCTGCATGTCCGCAAAGGGCAAGCCTCCTTCTGGCAGGACAGTCCCGGGGAGCTGCGGGAATGGCTGCAGGAGCGGCTCGGGAGTCTTGAAGCAGAGTTTACTGTACAGGACCCGGCCTGGGTTATTTCTGTATATGCAGATCGAGATGCGCTGTATGCCGGTGTATCCCGGCCCGAAGAAAACCTGTCAAGCTGGAACGGCGGGATGATCCGTTTCCGGAAAGAGGACGGCCAAATCTCACGCGCCAAGTTTAAGCTGATGGAGGCCGAGAAGGAATTCGCCATTCCATTTGCAGGCTTCCGTAATGCTGTGGATATCGGCGCTTCTCCGGGCGGCTGGACCTCTTTTCTGCTGGAACGCGGCCTGAAGGTCACCGCAGTTGATCCCGCGCTCATGCATGAGTCACTCCGCAAGCATCCCGCGCTGAAAATTCTGCGCAAAAATGCCGGTGAAGTAAAATTCCGCGAGAATGAATTTGATCTGCTGGTCTGCGATATGAGCTGGAGCCCGAAGCTGATGGCGAAGCTCGTTACAGGCCTGCTTCCGAGTCTTGCACCCGGAGGAACAGCGGTGGTTACAGTCAAGCTGATGCATAAGAAGCCGATGGCTGTGATCAAGGAGATTATCGCCATGTTCGAAGGTGAACGGATGCAGATACAGCGGGCGAAGCAGCTGTTTCACAACCGGGACGAGATCACACTTTATATGATTAAGTATTAA